In the genome of Drosophila yakuba strain Tai18E2 chromosome 3R, Prin_Dyak_Tai18E2_2.1, whole genome shotgun sequence, one region contains:
- the LOC6536910 gene encoding DNA damage-binding protein 1 codes for MSHHYVVTAQKPTAVVACLTGNFTSPTDLNLIIARNNQVEIDLVTPEGLRPLKEININGTIAVMRHFRPPDSNKDLIFILTRRYNVMILEARMVNDAITVVTKANGNVSDSVGIPSEGGVMAAIDPKARVIGMCLYQGLFTIIPLDKDASELKATNLRMDELTVYDVEFLHGCLNPTVIVIHKDNDGRHVKSHEINLREKEFMKIAWKQDNVETEATMLIPVPSPIGGVIVIGRESIVYHDGSNYHAVAPLTFRQSTINCYARVSSNGLRYLLGNMDGQLYMLFLGTSETSKGVTVKDIKVEQLGEISIPECITYLDNGFLYIGARHGDSQLVRLNSEAIDGSYVVPVENFTNLAPILDIAVVDLDRQGQGQIITCSGSFKDGSLRIIRIGIGIQEHACIDLPGIKGMWSLKVGVDESPYENTLVLAFVGHTRILTLSGEEVEETEIPGFASDLQTFLCSNVDYDQVIQVTSDSVRLVSSATKALVAEWRPTGDRSIGVVSCNTTQIVVASACDIFYIVIEDGSLREQSRRTLEYEVACLDITPLDETQTKSDLVAVGLWTDISAVIMSLPDLKTIYTEKLSGEIIPRSILMTTFEGIHYLLCALGDGSMYYFIMDQTTGQLTDKKKVTLGTQPTTLRTFRSLSTTNVFACSDRPTVIYSSNHKLVFSNVNLKEVNHMCSLNAQAYPDSLALANKNAVILGTIDEIQKLHIRTVPLGEGPRRIAYQEASQTFAVSTLRIDVHGRGGAKPLRNSASTQAQNITCSSNFLPKPGGGNSTAANAEVGQEIDVHNLLVIDQNTFEVLHAHHFVSPETISSLMSAKLGDDPNTYYVVATSLVIPEEPEPKVGRIIIFHYHENKLTQVAETKVDGTCYALVEFNGKVLAGIGSFVRLYEWTNEKELRMECNIQNMIAALYLKAKGDFILVGDLMRSITLLQHKQMEGIFVEIARDCEPKWMRAVEILDDDTFLGSETNGNLFVCQKDSAATTDEERQLLPELARFHLGDTVNVFRHGSLVMQNVGERTTPINGCVLYGTCNGAIGIVTQIPQDFYDFLHGLQERLKKIIKSVGKIEHTYYRNFQINNKVEPSEGFIDGDLIESFLDLSREKMRDSVQGLELTLNGERKGADVEDVIKIVEDLTRMH; via the exons ATGTCGCATCACTACGTGGTGACGGCGCAGAAGCCGACGGCGGTTGTTGCCTGTTTGACAG GCAACTTCACCTCGCCCACGGATCTCAATCTGATCATTGCCCGGAACAACCAGGTGGAAATCGATCTGGTCACGCCGGAGGGACTGCGTCCCCTGAAAGAGATCAACATCAATGGCACCATTGCCGTGATGCGCCACTTCCGACCGCCCGACAGCAACAAGGATCTGATCTTCATACTGACGCGTCGCTACAACGTTATGATTCTCGAGGCCCGCATGGTCAACGACGCTATCACAGTAGTGACCAAAGCCAACGGCAATGTTTCCGACTCAGTGGGCATTCCCTCGGAAGGAGGAGTTATGGCTGCCATTGATCCCAAGGCGAGGGTCATCGGAATGTGCCTTTACCAGGGGCTGTTCACCATCATTCCTTTGGATAAGGATGCTAGCGAGCTAAAGGCCACAAATTTGAG AATGGATGAGCTGACCGTGTACGATGTGGAGTTTTTGCACGGCTGCTTGAATCCCACAGTCATCGTGATCCACAAGGACAATGATGGCAGACACGTAAAGTCGCACGAGATTAATCTGCGGGAGAAGGAGTTCATGAAAATCGCGTGGAAGCAGGACAACGTGGAAACAGAGGCCACCATGCTGATCCCGGTGCCTTCCCCCATCGGTGGTGTGATCGTCATCGGTCGTGAATCGATTGTGTATCACGACGGGAGCAACTATCATGCTGTGGCGCCACTTACTTTCCGCCAAAGCACCATCAACTGTTACGCCCGTGTGAGTAGCAATGGATTGCGCTATCTGCTGGGCAACATGGATGGTCAGCTGTATATGCTGTTCCTTGGCACCTCTGAAACGAGCAAGGGAGTGACTGTCAAGGACATCAAAGTGGAGCAACTAGGCGAGATCTCTATACCAGAGTGCATTACATACCTAGACAATGGTTTCCTCTATATTGGAGCTCGTCATGGAGACTCACAGCTGGTGCGCCTAAATTCGGAGGCCATCGACGGAAGCTATGTTGTGCCAGTAGAGAATTTCACTAATCTAGCTCCGATTTTGGACATTGCTGTGGTGGATCTGGATCGCCAGGGACAGGGCCAGATTATCACATGCTCGGGAAGCTTTAAGGATGGATCTCTACGCATAATTCGCATAGGCATTGGCATTCAGGAGCATGCCTGCATCGATCTCCCCGGCATTAAGGGCATGTGGTCTCTAAAGGTGGGAGTCGATGAGAGTCCGTATGAGAACACTTTGGTACTGGCCTTTGTGGGACACACAAGGATTCTCACCCTCTCTGGCGAGGAGGTGGAAGAGACCGAGATTCCCGGATTTGCCAGCGATCTGCAGACGTTCCTTTGTTCAAATGTGGATTATGACCAG GTGATTCAAGTTACTTCGGATAGCGTTCGGTTGGTTAGTAGTGCCACCAAAGCTCTGGTGGCCGAATGGCGCCCTACTGGCGATCGTTCCATCGGTGTTGTGTCCTGCAACACTACCCAGATTGTGGTTGCCTCTGCATGCGACATATTCTACATAGTTATTGAAGATGGAAGCCTTCGCGAGCAGTCTCGCAGGACTTTGGAATATGAAGTAGCCTGCTTGGACATCACACCTTTGGATGAGACTCAAACGAAGTCGGACTTGGTGGCCGTGGGCTTATGGACAGATATATCTGCTGTGATCATGTCGCTGCCAGATCTTAAGACCATTTACACCGAAAAACTAAGCGGAG aAATCATTCCCCGCTCCATTTTAATGACCACCTTCGAGGGAATCCATTATCTGCTTTGCGCTTTGGGTGACGGTTCCATGTATTACTTTATCATGGACCAAACCACTGGGCAACTGACGGATAAGAAGAAAGTTACTCTCGGTACACAACCAACCACGCTGCGTACCTTCCGATCCTTGTCTACAACTAATGTGTTTGCCTGCTCCGATCGTCCAACGGTGATTTACTCGTCGAACCACAAGTTGGTGTTCTCTAATGTAAATCTGAAGGAAGTCAACCACATGTGCTCGTTAAATGCCCAGGCGTATCCAGATAGTTTGGCACTGGCCAACAAGAACGCAGTTATTTTGGGAACTATTGATGAGATTCAGAAGCTGCATATTCGAACAGTGCCTCTGGGGGAGGGACCACGAAGAATTGCTTACCAAGAGGCTTCGCAGACTTTTGCTGTATCCACTCTACGTATTGATGTCCATGGAAGAGGCGGAGCTAAGCCACTACGCAACAGTGCCTCTACACAGGCCCAAAACATAACGTGTAGCTCGAATTTCCTACCCAAACCTGGTGGTGGTAATTCCACGGCTGCAAATGCGGAAGTCGGTCAAGAGATTGATGTGCACAATCTACTGGTCATCGATCAAAACACGTTCGAGGTGCTGCACGCCCACCATTTTGTGTCCCCCGAAACTATATCCTCGCTTATGTCCGCCAAACTGGGCGATGATCCCAACACGTACTATGTGGTGGCCACATCACTGGTAATTCCAGAAGAACCGGAGCCGAAAGTGGGAAGGATTATCATCTTCCACTACCACGAAAACAAGCTCACTCAAGTGGCCGAGACCAAGGTGGATGGAACTTGCTATGCCCTGGTTGAGTTCAATGGCAAAGTCCTGGCAGGAATAGGTAGTTTTGTCCGTCTATACGAGTGGACCAATGAGAAGGAGTTGCGCATGGAGTGCAACATTCAAAATATGATTGCTGCTTTGTATCTTAAGGCCAAGGGCGACTTTATATTGGTCGGAGATCTGATGCGCTCCATCACTCTGCTGCAGCACAAGCAGATGGAGGGAATCTTTGTCGAGATCGCCCGCGACTGCGAACCCAAGTGGATGCGAGCTGTGGAGATACTCGACGATGATACGTTCCTAGGCTCCGAGACTAATGGAAATCTGTTCGTATGCCAGAAGGACAG TGCTGCTACCACCGATGAGGAACGTCAGTTGTTACCTGAACTGGCGCGTTTCCATTTGGGCGATACTGTCAACGTTTTCCGTCACGGATCTCTGGTGATGCAGAACGTCGGTGAGCGAACTACGCCGATAAATGGATGTGTTCTATACGGAACATGCAACGGAGCCATTGGCATTGTAACCCAGATACCGCAGGACTTCTACGACTTCCTGCACGGCCTGCAGGAGCGACTAAAGAAAATTATCAAGTCGGTGGGCAAGATTGAGCATACGTACTACCGCAATTTCCAAATCAACAACAAAGTGGAACCCAGCGAGGGATTCATCGATGGAGATCTAATTGAGAGCTTTTTGGACTTGAGTCGCGAAAAGATGCGCGATTCCGTTCAGGGATTGGAG TTGACACTGAATGGCGAACGAAAGGGTGCGGATGTGGAAGATGTCATAAAGATTGTCGAGGATCTAACACGCATGCATTGA